The proteins below come from a single Cryptococcus gattii WM276 chromosome D, complete sequence genomic window:
- a CDS encoding Multidrug transporter, member of the major facilitator superfamily, putative; Flr1p (Similar to SGTC gene model, INSD accession EAL18561.1) produces MEAYFQYRSFTPSSKPAHQAPIIEGKEEEALETPVSPLIFVTFDENDPRNPQNWSKAYKTFVIGLLAFLTLSLTFASSVSSAAERGMMEEFGCSQVAATAATSMFLIGMGVGAMPMAPLSEWCSHGVMISQAGIYGRLPVYLLTILLATVFEIACAVAPNVSALLILRFISGVWSTTPLSNSGGSLNDVGDPVLRTIALPLFTTAGFTGPCLGPIIGGFLTENVNYGWRWCYWVTAIWNAAAFLSCFFFMPETLAPALLKFKAINYRKATGEHIWRAPIEDESMRKLTIKYLQRPFKMLAIEPVVQFFVAYLLVVYIVLYGYFDAYPIIFGQHGISGGKGGLMFVPVMIGFLILLGINFVHFERYKGLAEDAKRGIERRGIHEGRVEPEERLVPLMGCAVFFPVGMFWFAWTSGLQFNFWVPMMSGLIFGIGLLSIFQGATQYMIDAYGPMAASALAGSTLVRYAVTGLVILAFPTMYDNLGDQWATSLCAFLGLVLTPVPFVFYFVGHKVRSKCRFTVRY; encoded by the exons ATGGAAGCCTACTTCCAATATCGATCTTTCACGCCGAGCTCTAAGCCTGCCCACCAGGCTCCCATCATCgaaggcaaagaagaagaggctCTCGAAACCCCTGTCTCCCCTTTGATCTTTGTCACATTCGACGAGAATGACCCTCGGAATCCTCAAAACTGGTCCAAAGCCTACAAGACCTTTGTCATTGGCCTCCTGGCTTTTTTGACGCTGTCCTTGACATTTGCCAGCTCTGTTTCCTCTGCTGCAGAGCGAGGTATGATGGAGGAATTTGGATGCTCACAGGTCGCCGCAACCGCTGCGACCTCAATGTTTTTAATAGGTATGGGTGTAGGTGCCATGCCTATGGCACCGCTCTCGGAGT GGTGTTCTCATGGCGTCATGATTTCACAGGCGGGAA TATATGGACGTCTTCCAGTCTATCTCCTCACTATCCTTCTAGCGACAGTTTTTGAGATTGCCTGCGCTGTTGCTCCCAACGTCTCAgctcttctcatcctccGATTCATCTCCGGAGTCTGGTCTACTACACCTTTATCCAATTCAGGTGGATCATTGAATGATGTTGGTGATCCAGTTTTACGTACCATCGCCCTCCCCCTCTTTACAACAGCCGGATTTACTGGACCTTGCTTGGGACCTATAATAGGGGGATTTTTGACAGAGAACGTGAATTATGGCTGGCGTTGGTGTTATTGGGTAACAGCAATATGGAATGCGGCCGCATTCCTATCatgcttcttcttcatgcCAGAGACTCTAGCCCCCGCCTTGCTCAAATTCAAGGCTATTAACTACCGGAAAGCCACCGGCGAGCATATATGGAGGGCACCCATTGAAGATGAGAGTATGAGAAAGTTGACTATCAAGTATTTGCAGCGACCCTTCAAGATGCTGGCGATAGAACCTGTCGTCCAATTCTTTGTGGCGTATCTACTCG TTGTATATATTGTTCTTTATGGTTACTTTGATGCCTACCCCATCATCTTTGGCCAGCATGGCATTTCAGGCGGTAAAGGAGGGCTAATGTTCGTGCCTGTCATGATCGGCTTTCTGATTCTTCTTGGTATAAACTTCGTCCACTTTGAGCGCTACAAGGGATTGGCTGAGGATGCGAAGAGGGGGATTGAAAGGAGAGGTATACATGAGGGTCGAGTTGAGCCAGAAGAGAGATTAGTGCCTC TCATGGGCTGTGCCGTCTTTTTCCCAGTCGGAATGTTCTGGTTTGCTTGGACCTCTGGTCTCCAATTTAACTTCTGGGTTCCCATGATGAG TGGTTTAATCTTCGGTATCGGTCTTTTGTCCATCTTTCAAGGAGCTACTCAGTATATGATCGACGCCTACGGGCCGATGGCTGCCTCAGCT CTTGCGGGTTCAACGCTTGTCCGATATGCTGTTACCGGTTTGGTCATCCTTGCCTTCCCTACCATGTACGACAACTTGGGTGATCAATGGGCCACCTC ACTCTGCGCATTTTTGGGTTTGGTGTTGACTCCAGTTCCGTTTGTATTTTACTTTGTCG GTCACAAAGTGCGATCGAAATGTAGATTTACTGTCCGCTATTGA